From a single Oceanobacillus kimchii X50 genomic region:
- a CDS encoding DHH family phosphoesterase has translation MTRKQIIETIKQYNRIIVHRHVRPDPDAIGSQAGLKQLIKHSFPNKEVYIVGETESSLSFLENMDIVGDEIYAGSLVIVCDTANQPRIDDQRYTIGEKLIKIDHHPEVDTYGDIQWVDTNASSVSEMIVDLAIYGESEGLQLNQEAARLLYAGIVGDTGRFKFPSTTKRTFQLAAELVTFNFDRSQIYNSLYSVEDKISRLSGHILQNFKLSSSGLCTIKLTTELLERYKVSVDESSQLVQVVGDVKGIKAWVFFIEESDQIRARLRSKGPIINEIASQFNGGGHPLASGATVYSWEEAKALELKLEKACEEYIM, from the coding sequence TTGACAAGAAAGCAAATTATTGAAACAATTAAACAATATAATCGAATAATAGTTCATCGACATGTGCGTCCAGATCCAGACGCGATTGGATCACAAGCAGGATTGAAACAACTCATAAAACATTCTTTTCCAAATAAAGAAGTATACATTGTAGGTGAAACCGAATCATCTTTAAGCTTTTTAGAAAATATGGATATTGTTGGTGATGAGATTTATGCGGGCAGTTTAGTTATTGTATGTGATACTGCTAATCAACCTCGTATAGATGATCAACGATACACCATAGGTGAAAAGCTTATAAAAATTGATCATCATCCAGAGGTAGATACATACGGAGATATTCAATGGGTGGATACTAATGCGAGTTCTGTTAGTGAAATGATTGTTGATTTAGCAATATATGGCGAAAGTGAAGGTCTACAACTTAATCAAGAGGCTGCACGACTTTTGTACGCGGGAATAGTAGGAGATACAGGAAGATTTAAGTTCCCAAGCACGACGAAAAGAACGTTTCAATTGGCAGCAGAGTTGGTAACATTTAATTTTGATCGATCACAAATTTATAATAGTTTATATAGTGTAGAAGATAAAATTTCTAGGTTGAGTGGTCACATATTACAAAACTTTAAGCTGTCCTCTTCTGGGTTATGTACCATTAAATTAACCACAGAATTATTAGAGCGATATAAAGTTAGTGTGGATGAATCTAGTCAGCTTGTGCAAGTAGTAGGAGACGTAAAGGGTATTAAAGCATGGGTATTCTTTATTGAAGAATCTGATCAAATACGTGCTCGATTACGTTCTAAAGGGCCAATAATAAATGAAATAGCTTCACAATTTAACGGCGGCGGGCATCCGTTAGCATCCGGAGCTACGGTATACAGCTGGGAAGAAGCAAAAGCGTTAGAATTGAAGCTTGAAAAGGCATGTGAAGAGTACATTATGTAA
- a CDS encoding DRTGG domain-containing protein: MSTKHEQIIQHIIALPVGNKISVRQIAKDLHVSDGTAYRAIKEAENQGLVSTIERVGTIRIERKNKENFDQLTFAEVVNIIDGQVLGGRDGLYKTLSKFVIGAMQLDAMMRYTQADSLLIVGNRIKAHEQALHEGAAVLITGGFDTEDYIKKLADEKELPIISTSYDTFTVAAMINRAIYDQLIKKEIVFVGDISTPFERAYYLTTNDRIEQWYQLNEKSSHTRFPVLDDKLRVVGMVSSKDIVGKTKEHRIDRVMSKKPQVVQEKTSLASVGHMMVWEGIELVPVVDQSHQLKGVVSRQDVLKAMQQIQRQPQVGETIDDIVSSNLIANEEDELSFTTKIIPQMTNQLGTLSNGVFTSLIAEACSRMLLKVKKADISIENITVYFSKPVQIESDLTIKPKIIDVGRLYAKIDVEVYNLDQMVGKGLIMAQLINR; the protein is encoded by the coding sequence ATGTCTACAAAACATGAGCAGATCATTCAACATATTATCGCTTTACCAGTGGGAAATAAAATATCTGTTCGCCAGATTGCAAAGGATCTTCATGTGAGCGACGGAACCGCCTATCGGGCAATTAAAGAGGCGGAAAACCAGGGATTAGTAAGTACAATTGAACGTGTTGGAACAATCCGAATAGAGCGGAAAAATAAAGAAAATTTCGATCAGCTTACATTTGCTGAAGTGGTTAATATCATTGATGGACAAGTCTTAGGTGGTAGAGATGGATTATATAAAACACTAAGTAAATTTGTAATTGGAGCCATGCAGCTTGATGCAATGATGCGCTATACACAGGCGGATTCCTTATTGATTGTTGGTAATAGAATAAAAGCACATGAACAAGCTTTACATGAAGGAGCAGCTGTATTAATCACAGGTGGTTTCGATACGGAAGACTATATAAAAAAACTTGCGGATGAAAAAGAACTTCCGATTATATCCACTAGTTACGATACATTTACTGTAGCTGCTATGATTAATCGCGCCATATACGATCAATTAATAAAAAAGGAGATAGTATTCGTTGGTGATATATCTACACCATTTGAAAGAGCATATTATTTAACTACAAATGACCGTATTGAACAATGGTACCAATTAAATGAAAAATCTTCGCATACTCGATTCCCGGTTCTTGATGATAAATTGCGAGTAGTGGGTATGGTTTCATCTAAGGACATTGTTGGAAAAACGAAGGAACATCGAATTGATCGAGTCATGAGTAAAAAGCCGCAAGTTGTCCAAGAAAAGACTTCTTTAGCTTCGGTAGGACATATGATGGTTTGGGAAGGAATAGAATTAGTTCCAGTAGTAGACCAGTCTCATCAATTAAAAGGCGTTGTATCTCGACAAGACGTTTTAAAAGCAATGCAACAGATTCAACGACAACCACAAGTTGGAGAAACAATTGATGATATTGTATCAAGTAATTTAATTGCTAATGAGGAAGATGAATTGTCTTTCACTACGAAAATAATTCCGCAAATGACGAATCAGTTAGGTACTTTATCGAATGGAGTATTTACTTCACTTATTGCAGAGGCTTGTAGTAGAATGCTTTTAAAAGTAAAAAAAGCAGATATTTCAATAGAGAATATCACTGTTTACTTTAGTAAACCTGTTCAAATTGAAAGTGATTTAACCATTAAACCTAAGATAATTGATGTAGGGAGACTTTATGCAAAAATTGATGTCGAAGTTTATAACTTAGACCAAATGGTGGGCAAAGGATTGATTATGGCACAACTAATCAATAGATAA
- a CDS encoding M24 family metallopeptidase, with protein MQERLENFLKKLKEQSIDSAFITSKANVYYLSNYYTEPHERIVGIYLSENFDPVFLLPKMEESDARNAGWKYTILSYYDHENPWKLLIDYLNKQSHQPQSVALEQDHITMERYQAIQNILPEAQFQDAKELLAQLRVIKSEKELSLLKTAAELADFGIQTGVETIQEGVSELDLVATIEYSLKKQGIREMSFQTMALSGAKTASPHGNPSTSKLEKNGFVLFDLGVIYQGYCSDITRTVAFGNLTEEQKSIYETVLKAEVAAIERSTIGSSVGAIDQTARKTITDAGYGKYFTHRIGHGIGIETHEYPSMHGENNLPLQSGMTFTIEPGIYVPNVGGVRIEDMIYMTEEGPKILTKYPKNLQIVN; from the coding sequence ATGCAAGAACGTTTAGAAAATTTTTTAAAAAAGCTAAAAGAACAATCTATAGATAGTGCATTCATAACATCAAAAGCAAATGTCTATTATTTAAGTAATTATTATACAGAGCCCCACGAAAGAATAGTAGGAATCTATTTATCAGAAAACTTTGACCCTGTCTTTTTATTACCAAAGATGGAAGAAAGTGATGCTAGAAATGCTGGCTGGAAGTATACAATTTTAAGCTATTATGATCACGAAAATCCTTGGAAATTACTTATAGATTATCTCAACAAACAAAGTCATCAACCTCAGTCGGTTGCGCTAGAACAAGATCATATAACAATGGAACGTTACCAAGCAATTCAAAATATATTACCGGAAGCTCAATTCCAAGATGCGAAAGAATTACTTGCACAGTTACGTGTAATTAAATCTGAAAAAGAGCTTTCTTTATTAAAAACAGCTGCTGAACTTGCTGATTTTGGAATACAAACTGGAGTAGAAACTATTCAAGAAGGTGTATCCGAATTAGATCTTGTAGCTACAATTGAATATTCCCTAAAAAAACAAGGTATTAGAGAAATGTCATTTCAAACAATGGCATTATCAGGTGCTAAAACGGCCTCTCCACATGGCAATCCATCAACATCTAAATTAGAAAAAAATGGATTTGTTCTTTTTGATTTAGGAGTTATTTATCAAGGGTATTGTTCTGACATAACCAGAACTGTTGCTTTTGGTAACCTGACCGAAGAACAAAAAAGCATCTATGAAACAGTACTAAAAGCAGAAGTAGCGGCAATCGAACGTTCAACTATTGGATCATCTGTCGGTGCCATAGATCAAACTGCAAGAAAAACCATTACTGATGCGGGTTATGGTAAATACTTCACACATCGGATTGGTCACGGAATAGGAATCGAAACACATGAATATCCATCAATGCATGGAGAAAATAATTTACCCTTGCAAAGTGGCATGACATTTACAATTGAACCCGGTATTTACGTTCCTAATGTTGGTGGAGTTCGAATTGAAGATATGATATATATGACTGAAGAAGGACCAAAAATATTAACGAAGTATCCGAAAAACCTACAAATAGTGAACTAA
- the ald gene encoding alanine dehydrogenase produces MKIGIPKEIMNNENRVAIAPSGVMSLKDAGHEIYVETEAGLGSNFTDEQYIQAGATIVPTAQEAWSKEMIMKVKEPLHEEFIYFKEGQILFTYLHLANEPEVTKALIEKKVIGIAYETVQLQNRSLPLLTPMSEVAGRMATQVGAQFLEKPRGGKGIILSSIPGVKRGKVTIIGGGVVGTNAAKIAIGLGADVTIIDLNPERLRQLDDIFGSSINTLMSNSLNIGEAVRESDLVIGSVLIPGARAPKLVSEMMVKSMAEGSVIVDVAIDQGGNFETSDRITSHDAPTYTKHGVLHYTVANMPGAVPRTSTIGLTNVTVPYALQLANKGYKRACLENQALLKGINTLEGYVTYQAVADAHQLEYRDVISILQ; encoded by the coding sequence ATGAAAATTGGTATCCCTAAAGAGATTATGAACAATGAAAATCGAGTGGCGATTGCCCCTTCAGGTGTTATGTCATTAAAAGATGCAGGACATGAAATTTATGTAGAGACAGAAGCTGGACTGGGTTCTAATTTCACTGATGAACAATATATACAAGCTGGAGCGACAATTGTTCCGACGGCACAAGAAGCCTGGTCAAAAGAAATGATAATGAAAGTAAAAGAGCCTCTACATGAAGAATTTATTTATTTTAAAGAGGGACAAATTTTATTTACGTATCTTCATCTAGCTAATGAGCCGGAGGTAACGAAAGCGTTAATTGAAAAAAAAGTAATTGGGATTGCATACGAAACTGTACAATTACAAAATCGATCTCTGCCATTGTTAACACCAATGAGTGAAGTAGCAGGCCGTATGGCAACACAAGTAGGTGCACAATTTTTAGAAAAGCCTAGGGGTGGAAAAGGGATAATCTTATCGAGTATACCAGGTGTGAAAAGAGGGAAAGTGACGATCATAGGTGGTGGAGTAGTGGGTACGAATGCTGCCAAAATAGCAATTGGATTAGGAGCAGATGTGACAATCATTGATTTGAATCCTGAAAGGCTACGTCAATTAGATGATATATTTGGTAGTTCCATTAATACACTTATGTCCAATTCACTTAATATAGGAGAAGCAGTTAGAGAATCTGACCTGGTTATAGGTTCTGTACTAATCCCCGGTGCAAGAGCTCCTAAATTAGTAAGTGAAATGATGGTGAAAAGTATGGCTGAAGGATCAGTGATTGTTGATGTAGCTATAGATCAGGGAGGGAATTTTGAAACGAGTGATCGAATTACATCTCATGATGCACCAACTTATACTAAACACGGGGTTCTTCATTACACAGTTGCGAACATGCCAGGTGCAGTACCTCGTACATCAACAATTGGATTAACAAATGTAACAGTCCCTTATGCATTACAATTAGCAAATAAGGGTTATAAACGAGCTTGTTTAGAAAATCAAGCTTTGTTAAAAGGAATTAACACGTTGGAAGGATATGTGACTTATCAAGCCGTAGCAGATGCGCATCAATTAGAGTATCGTGATGTAATTAGTATTTTACAGTAA
- a CDS encoding YtpI family protein has protein sequence MVIFPILIVLSAVLYIYYKVAIIREKEPITQRYFNGKARICLGIFLSAFAINQYLNYLTQLSLFIGILLLVFGILQLVRGIGETRHYRSEWRRLNPNE, from the coding sequence ATGGTTATATTTCCAATTCTTATTGTACTCTCTGCAGTCCTTTATATTTATTATAAAGTAGCTATTATCCGTGAAAAAGAACCTATTACACAAAGATACTTTAATGGCAAAGCGAGAATATGTTTAGGTATATTCCTTTCTGCATTCGCAATCAATCAATATTTAAATTACTTAACGCAATTAAGTTTATTCATTGGTATTCTTTTGCTTGTTTTCGGGATTCTTCAATTAGTAAGAGGTATAGGTGAAACTAGACATTACCGGAGTGAATGGCGCCGACTTAACCCAAATGAATAA
- a CDS encoding metal-dependent hydrolase, which translates to MKVSYHGHSVVKVETDNHNIIIDPFINGNEACDLNASTLKVDVILLTHAHNDHVGDTFEIAKNNDAFIVAPNELANYLSAQGLNAHPMHIGGSKQFDFGTVKLTQAFHGSSYEAEDGSIIYGGMPAGILLTINGKTIYHVGDTALFTDLKMYGEMNDIDIAFIPIGDNFTMGPEDAIHAANWINASISVPVHYNTFPVIEQDAKAWANQIKTGKGYAMNIGEAIDL; encoded by the coding sequence ATGAAAGTATCTTATCATGGTCACTCAGTAGTAAAAGTCGAAACAGATAATCATAACATTATTATTGATCCGTTTATTAACGGAAATGAGGCTTGTGATTTAAATGCAAGCACTTTAAAAGTGGATGTAATACTATTAACACATGCACATAATGATCATGTAGGAGACACTTTTGAAATTGCTAAAAATAATGATGCTTTTATAGTTGCGCCAAATGAATTAGCTAACTACCTTAGTGCACAAGGGTTAAATGCTCATCCAATGCATATCGGAGGGTCAAAACAATTTGATTTTGGTACGGTTAAACTTACCCAAGCATTCCACGGTTCTTCTTATGAAGCAGAGGACGGATCAATTATATATGGTGGAATGCCTGCAGGAATCCTTCTCACTATCAATGGGAAGACAATTTATCATGTAGGAGACACAGCATTATTTACGGATTTAAAAATGTATGGAGAAATGAATGATATTGATATAGCATTTATTCCTATCGGGGATAATTTTACGATGGGTCCAGAAGATGCGATACATGCAGCTAATTGGATAAATGCAAGTATTTCCGTTCCAGTGCACTACAATACTTTTCCAGTAATAGAGCAAGATGCTAAAGCTTGGGCTAATCAAATTAAAACTGGAAAAGGCTACGCAATGAATATAGGAGAAGCAATCGATTTGTAG